The Blautia obeum ATCC 29174 region CGGAAGAAGCAACTCCGATGAAGAGAGTCAGAAGACGATAAAATATCAGGGAATACTGGGGTATTAGGAGCAAAGATGAAGAAAAGACAAAAAGGTTCTATCACAGTAGAAGCAACGTTGTTTCTGCCATTATTCTTTCTGGCATTTGTCAGTATTTACAGTCTGATATCGTTTACCAGAGCACAGCTGATTGTACAGTATGCGGCAGATCAGGCGGCAAAAGAAGTGGCACAGTACAGCTATATTCTGGAAAAGATCGGAATTCTGGATTCTTTGGACGGACTGAATTCCAGGTCAGAGGATTTTGAAAAAAATATAAAGTCTATTGAAGAACAGCTGCAGACAGTTCAGCAGGCAGGAGAAAATGCCCTGAACGGAGAAGATCCTGTAGGTAATACGATAGAAGCCGGAAAAGCAGCGAAGGATGCTTATGGTACGGTCAGTGGTTATGTGGATGATCCAGAATCGTTTATTTCCGGGGTACTGGCAGTGTTCAAAAAAGATGCAATCAATGGCATTTCTACATACATGGTTAATACGGTGGCAAAATCCTGTGTCATGAAACAGTTATCTGTTGCCGGAGGCGGACAGGATCCGTTAACTTATGCGGAAAAACTTGGGATTTCGGATATGAATATGTCAAAGACTGTCTGGTGCCAGAATAAGACGAGAGATATCAAGATCATAGTCGATTTTAATATGAATAATCAGGTACCCTTTTTCAGAATGAAGCCGAGACATTACAGAGTCTGTGCTTCTACACGGGTCTGGTCAGGAGTGTGATGAAGGAGAATATGATGGAAACCGTTATAAATACTACAGCAAAAAAGAAAAAGATATTTTTTCTGGCGTTTCTTCTGACAGAAGTGGTGAGCTGCTTTTTGTTTTATAGGTACGACTACCACTGGACGAAGATTCTTCGATATTTGTGCCTGACAGGATTTATGCTGGTCCTGGCAGTGATCGATCATGAAAAATCAATCGTGCCAAATAAGCTGCTGGTAGCAATGCTGGTCATTCGTGCAGTGCTTCTTGTTATCGAGGTCGCTGTATATCCGGTTTACTGGAAAGAAAAAATGATTTCTGCAGTGGGTGGAATGCTGGTTGGTCTGATACTGTTCCTTCTGGCTTATGTTCTTTCGAGAAAAAGTATTGGACTGGGCGATGTAAAACTGGCGGCGGTACTGGGATGGTACCTCGGGTTATCTCTGATCTGGTGGGATCTGGTAGCCGGACTTTTGCTGGCAGGAATCTATTCCGTGGTACAGCTGGCACGCAAAAAACTGAGTATGAAAGATTCCATTCCGTTGGTACCGTTTCTTGCAGCGGGAACGATCTTGATTTTACTGCTTGGATTTTAGGAGGAAGCTATGAAAAAACTGGTTGTTGTGGCAATGATCTTTTTGCTTGGGACTGCTTGGTGGAGTACGATTGACAATTTCGGAGTAAAAAAGGCGGAATACAGACAGCACATTGCAGCAGCTGAAAAATATGAAAAACAGCAGATATATTATGATGCAGTTCTGGAATACAAAAATGCACTGGAAGAAAACCCGGATCAGGGTGATCTGTGGATAAAAATTGCACAGGATTACAGAAATCTGGGTTCAGATGATGAGTTCGAGGAAGCCTGCAATCAGGCGATCAGTCTCGAGGATGATAAACATGAGGCGTTATTTATGCTTACGGATTATTATCTGGAAGAGGGACGAAGAGAAGATGCGATTGCACTTCTGAAACGGCAGGCAGAAAAGACAAAATACAATGGTGATATCAAAGAAAAATTACAGTCACTGGCAGGAGAAGTGCAGACAGTCAGTGCAGATTATGATGAGATCTCGACAGAGTGCAGTGGATATATGTATGTAAAATCCGGAGATCTGTATGGATTCTTGAACAGCAGCGGACAGGAAATCCTGCGGCCGGAATATCAGTCAGTCGGATTATTTGGAGACTGGGGAGTTGCACCGGTTCAGAAAGATGGGGAAAGTTACTACATTGATACAAATAATTATAAACGCCGGCAGCCGGAGGAAGCTTATCAGTATCTGGGAACAGAGAAGCAGGGCATTATACCGGCAGAGAAAGATGGAAAATGGGGATATCTCAACAGACAGTTTCAGCCGCTGACAGAGTTTATCTATGATGCTGCAACGCCGATTCTGGATGGTTTTGGTGCAGTGAAGCAGGGAGAAAGTTGGGCGCTGATCGGGGATGACCTTCAGATGGCTACAGATTTTGTTTTTTCAGATGTGTTGCAGGATGAATGGGGCTTCTGTTCGAGAAACGGAGTGGCTTTTGTAAAAAGTGGTGAGCAGTACATTCTTGTGGATGCAGAAGGAAAGCAGCTTGGAAGTGAAAGTTATGAAGCAGCGTATCCATTTGTATCCGATCAGCCGGCAGCAGTCATGCAGAGCGGCAAATGGGGATTTGTTTTTATAGATGGCAGTAAGACACTGGAATGTATGTTTGCGGGGGCAAAGAGTTTCTCGGGAATTGGATATGCACCGGTCCAGACCGACGATGGCTGGGGATATATAAAACAGAATGGAGATATTGCAGTGCAGCCTCAGTTTGAAGATGCCAAAGCATTTAACAGCAGAGGAATCGCACCGGTAAAAACAGACGGAAGCTGGAAACTGATTCAGCTGGATATTTATTAGGAGGGACAGCAATGGGATTTTCATTTGATTTTACGGGAGAAAGAAATGTGATTGTATATCAGGCGGAGGCTGGTATGGTATTGGATGAAAATATATACAGATTGTTGAGAAGCGAGCTGATGGAAGAATACATCCTGTCGTTTGAAACAGAAAATACCAGTAGGGAATGTCGGTTTTATTATGACATTACCGGATGCACGAATATGAGAGCCTGGATGGGAGAACATGGATTTCTGGAAAAAAGAAAAATGAAAAAGAAGATTGAAGAGATGCAGAAGCTTCTGACCCGAAATGGAATTCCGAAAGAAATGATTGAACAGGAAATGCAGTATATGTTTGTGAATGATGAGGACGAAGAGGTTCGGCTTGTCTGCATTCCGTTAAGGGAAAATACATATATGGAAACAAAGCGCGGAAAAGCAGAAGACAGCGGATTACCACCACTTCCGAAAGAAATTCCGGTTCCGCCGGAAAATGGAGCAGGCTTTCAGAATTATACAGGTCCGGCAGTACAGAAGAAACCGGAAATGGACAGCCGGAATGAGGTCAGTCGGAATACAGAAAATTGGAATACAGAAGACTGGAATGCACAGGAAGAACTGTATGTTCCGCAGAAGAAGCATTTTTCACATCATACGGAAAATTCACAGCACATGGAGCATTTACAGGATATAGAACCTTTGCAAGACATAGAACCTGTGGACCAGAGATTTTTCAGAGAAGAATCTTTTGCAAAAGAAGACAGCGAGTTCCAGAGGGAGGAACCCGTACAGCATTTTGAGAAACCCGCCGACAGAGATGATGAAGAAGAGGATGGCACAGTACTTTTGTATGATCCGGATGATGAGGGAACAGTTCTTCTTAAAGTACCTCCAAAGATCAACGTCAGACTGATACGCCGTAATACGGGCGAAGAATTTGTGATCAACAAAGAAAGAACCAAGATAGGCAAAAAGGCAG contains the following coding sequences:
- a CDS encoding TadE/TadG family type IV pilus assembly protein, translating into MKKRQKGSITVEATLFLPLFFLAFVSIYSLISFTRAQLIVQYAADQAAKEVAQYSYILEKIGILDSLDGLNSRSEDFEKNIKSIEEQLQTVQQAGENALNGEDPVGNTIEAGKAAKDAYGTVSGYVDDPESFISGVLAVFKKDAINGISTYMVNTVAKSCVMKQLSVAGGGQDPLTYAEKLGISDMNMSKTVWCQNKTRDIKIIVDFNMNNQVPFFRMKPRHYRVCASTRVWSGV
- a CDS encoding prepilin peptidase; this encodes MKENMMETVINTTAKKKKIFFLAFLLTEVVSCFLFYRYDYHWTKILRYLCLTGFMLVLAVIDHEKSIVPNKLLVAMLVIRAVLLVIEVAVYPVYWKEKMISAVGGMLVGLILFLLAYVLSRKSIGLGDVKLAAVLGWYLGLSLIWWDLVAGLLLAGIYSVVQLARKKLSMKDSIPLVPFLAAGTILILLLGF
- a CDS encoding WG repeat-containing protein, whose protein sequence is MKKLVVVAMIFLLGTAWWSTIDNFGVKKAEYRQHIAAAEKYEKQQIYYDAVLEYKNALEENPDQGDLWIKIAQDYRNLGSDDEFEEACNQAISLEDDKHEALFMLTDYYLEEGRREDAIALLKRQAEKTKYNGDIKEKLQSLAGEVQTVSADYDEISTECSGYMYVKSGDLYGFLNSSGQEILRPEYQSVGLFGDWGVAPVQKDGESYYIDTNNYKRRQPEEAYQYLGTEKQGIIPAEKDGKWGYLNRQFQPLTEFIYDAATPILDGFGAVKQGESWALIGDDLQMATDFVFSDVLQDEWGFCSRNGVAFVKSGEQYILVDAEGKQLGSESYEAAYPFVSDQPAAVMQSGKWGFVFIDGSKTLECMFAGAKSFSGIGYAPVQTDDGWGYIKQNGDIAVQPQFEDAKAFNSRGIAPVKTDGSWKLIQLDIY
- a CDS encoding FHA domain-containing protein; the encoded protein is MGFSFDFTGERNVIVYQAEAGMVLDENIYRLLRSELMEEYILSFETENTSRECRFYYDITGCTNMRAWMGEHGFLEKRKMKKKIEEMQKLLTRNGIPKEMIEQEMQYMFVNDEDEEVRLVCIPLRENTYMETKRGKAEDSGLPPLPKEIPVPPENGAGFQNYTGPAVQKKPEMDSRNEVSRNTENWNTEDWNAQEELYVPQKKHFSHHTENSQHMEHLQDIEPLQDIEPVDQRFFREESFAKEDSEFQREEPVQHFEKPADRDDEEEDGTVLLYDPDDEGTVLLKVPPKINVRLIRRNTGEEFVINKERTKIGKKAAVVDICIQGNKTISREHCIITFEEGGFFLEDCHSLNHTYLNKTELEPEIPVRLETDSEIQMSDELFDFIIEEG